One window of Oncorhynchus kisutch isolate 150728-3 linkage group LG25, Okis_V2, whole genome shotgun sequence genomic DNA carries:
- the LOC109883774 gene encoding leucine-rich repeat transmembrane protein FLRT3-like — MAAQCKNFLLFLTRVGLLLGLANPLVTSASCPSACRCDGTFIYCNDRGLTSIPTGIPLDATILFLQNNRIKSAGIPTDLKRLSNVEKIYLYCNNLDEFPQNLPIGVKELHLQENNIRMITHASLGQIPLIEELHLDDNSVSAVSIEEGAFRDSNHLRLLFLSRNHLSTIPSGLPQTIEELRFDDNRISSISEASLQDLINLKRLVLDGNLLNNRGIGEMAFINLINLTELSLVRNTLTSPPANLPGTSLEKLQLQDNHINRVPAGAFAFLRQLYRLDLSGNNLSSLPHGVFEDLDNLTQLLLRNNPWQCTCRMKWVRDWLRSLPTKVNVRGFMCQGPDKVKGMAIKDLSMDLFDCGGSDLGRGQGDPTETSTVSNTLLPSQPQWPSFVTKRPVVRMPDRNKNYRSTTTPSGRKIIRISVKSSSAETVHISWRVSVPLTAMRLSWLKLGHNPSFGSITETIVQGEKKEYLLTALEPESSYRICMVPMETSNIYLTDETPVCIETETSSLKAYKPTTTLNREQEKEPYNNSSLPLAAIIGGAVALLAILMLAFVCWYVHRNSSLFSRNCTYNKGRRRKDDYAEAGTKKDNSILEIREASFQMIPIHPVPVSKEEFVIHTIFPPNGLSLYKSPHSETSISNRSYRDSGIPDSDHSHS, encoded by the coding sequence ATGGCCGCCCAATGCAAGAACTTCCTGCTCTTCTTGACTAGGGTAGGCCTACTTCTGGGTCTGGCTAACCCTCTGGTGACCTCCGCCTCCTGCCCCTCGGCCTGCCGGTGTGATGGGACCTTCATCTACTGTAATGATCGAGGCCTCACCTCTATCCCTACCGGCATTCCGCTAGATGCTACTATTCTCTTCCTCCAAAACAACAGGATCAAGAGCGCCGGCATCCCCACCGATCTGAAGAGGCTAAGCAACGTCGAGAAGATCTATCTGTACTGCAATAATCTGGACGAGTTCCCCCAAAACCTGCCGATCGGGGTCAAAGAGCTGCATCTACAGGAGAATAATATCCGCATGATTACGCATGCGTCGCTGGGTCAGATCCCGCTGATCGAGGAGCTACACCTGGATGATAACTCCGTCTCGGCGGTGAGCATCGAGGAAGGAGCGTTCAGGGACAGCAATCACCTGAGACTACTCTTTCTCTCCAGGAACCATCTGAGCACCATCCCGTCCGGCCTTCCGCAGACCATCGAGGAGCTGCGCTTCGACGACAACCGCATCTCGTCAATATCAGAGGCATCCCTGCAGGACCTGATCAACCTGAAGAGACTCGTCCTGGACGGGAACCTGCTCAACAACCGCGGCATCGGCGAAATGGCCTTCATCAACCTGATTAATCTCACCGAGCTCTCCCTGGTGAGAAACACCCTTACGTCGCCGCCGGCTAACTTACCAGGAACCAGTTTGGAGAAACTGCAGCTCCAAGACAACCACATCAACCGGGTACCGGCCGGAGCTTTTGCTTTCCTCAGGCAGCTGTATCGGTTGGATCTATCAGGCAACAACCTGAGCAGTCTGCCTCACGGAGTGTTCGAAGACCTGGATAACCTCACGCAGCTCCTGCTCCGTAACAACCCGTGGCAGTGCACTTGCCGGATGAAGTGGGTGAGAGACTGGTTAAGGTCCCTGCCAACAAAAGTCAACGTCCGGGGGTTTATGTGCCAGGGACCAGACAAGGTCAAGGGCATGGCTATTAAGGATTTGTCCATGGACTTGTTTGACTGTGGAGGATCTGACTTGGGCAGGGGCCAGGGGGACCCTACCGAGACCAGCACTGTCTCTAACACCTTACTGCCCTCACAACCCCAATGGCCTTCCTTTGTGACCAAAAGACCAGTGGTGAGAATGCCTGACAGGAATAAGAACTACCGAAGTACTACGACACCGTCAGGGAGAAAGATCATCAGGATCAGCGTGAAGTCGAGCAGTGCAGAGACAGTGCACATCTCCTGGAGGGTTTCTGTACCCTTGACTGCCATGAGGCTCAGCTGGTTAAAACTGGGCCACAACCCTTCGTTCGGTTCCATCACGGAGACCATCGTACAGGGCGAGAAGAAGGAGTACCTCCTAACAGCTCTAGAACCGGAATCCTCGTACAGGATATGCATGGTTCCCATGGAGACCAGCAACATTTACTTGACGGACGAGACACCAGTTtgcatagagacagagaccagttCTCTGAAGGCTTACAAACCCACCACCACACTGAACCGCGAGCAGGAAAAGGAGCCTTACAACAATTCCAGTCTGCCTTTAGCCGCGATCATCGGAGGGGCCGTGGCTCTGTTGGCAATATTAATGCTGGCGTTTGTGTGCTGGTACGTGCACAGGAACAGTTCACTGTTTTCCAGGAATTGCACCTACAACAAGGGTCGTCGGAGGAAGGACGATTACGCCGAGGCGGGGACGAAAAAGGATAACTCAATCTTGGAGATACGAGAGGCCTCTTTTCAGATGATCCCCATACACCCCGTGCCCGTGTCCAAAGAGGAGTTTGTGATACATACGATTTTCCCTCCGAACGGATTGAGTCTGTACAAGAGCCCGCACAGCGAGACCAGTATTAGCAACAGAAGCTACAGAGACAGCGGAATACCTGATTCAGACCACTCCCATTCATGA